The Ensifer adhaerens genome contains a region encoding:
- the scpA gene encoding methylmalonyl-CoA mutase: MTEKTIKDWETLAERELKAAPESLTWQTPEGIAVKPLYTVDDLQGIDHLTSLPGFEPFVRGPRATMYAGRPWTIRQYAGFSTAEASNAFYRKNLAAGQKGLSVAFDLATHRGYDSDHPRVEGDVGKAGVAIDSVEDMKILFDGIPLEEMSVSMTMNGAVIPILASFIVAGEEQGVSRDKLSGTIQNDILKEFMVRNTYIYPPEPSMRIVADIIEYTAREMPKFNSISISGYHMQEAGATLVQELAFTLADGREYVRAAIAKGLNVDEFAGRLSFFFAIGMNFFMEAAKLRAARLLWTRIMKEFEPKKPSSLMLRTHCQTSGVSLQEQDPYNNIIRTAFEAMSAALGGTQSLHTNSFDEAIALPTEFSARIARNTQLILQHETGVTKVVDPLAGSYYVESLTNELAEKAWTLIEEVEAMGGMTRAVNAGLPKRLIEEAATRRQAAVDKGEEVIVGVNKYRLDNEEPIDILEIDNSAVRAAQIRRIEETKRRRDSVEVKKALDTLAEIARTGEGNLLAAAVEAARARATVGEISDAMRGAFGDHAATPKVVSKIYGKAYEGEPELDMLSGRLDEVSAKLGRKPKIMVAKLGQDGHDRGAKVIASAFGDIGFDVLAGPLFQTPEEAADMALASKVNVIGVSSLAAGHKTLMPQLAEALKKRGGEDVIVICGGVIPRQDYDYLMDNGVSAVFGPGTNVLDAARAVLDLIEGKRRNI; the protein is encoded by the coding sequence TGGCAGACGCCCGAGGGCATTGCAGTAAAACCGCTCTATACGGTTGACGACCTGCAAGGGATCGACCACCTCACGTCACTGCCCGGCTTCGAGCCCTTCGTGCGCGGGCCGCGCGCCACGATGTATGCCGGCCGGCCCTGGACGATCCGGCAATATGCCGGGTTCTCAACAGCGGAAGCGTCAAACGCCTTCTATAGAAAGAACCTGGCCGCAGGACAGAAGGGCCTTTCGGTCGCCTTCGACCTGGCGACCCATCGCGGCTACGACAGCGACCATCCGCGCGTCGAGGGCGATGTCGGAAAGGCGGGAGTGGCAATCGATTCGGTCGAGGACATGAAGATCCTGTTCGACGGCATCCCGCTCGAGGAGATGTCGGTGTCGATGACCATGAACGGCGCCGTCATCCCGATTCTTGCCTCGTTCATCGTCGCCGGCGAAGAACAGGGCGTTTCGCGCGACAAGCTGTCAGGCACGATCCAGAACGACATCCTCAAGGAGTTCATGGTCCGCAACACCTACATCTACCCGCCGGAACCCTCGATGCGCATCGTCGCCGATATCATCGAGTATACGGCGAGGGAGATGCCGAAGTTCAATTCGATCTCGATCTCCGGCTACCACATGCAGGAAGCCGGCGCGACGCTGGTGCAGGAGCTTGCCTTCACGCTGGCCGACGGGCGCGAATATGTGCGGGCGGCGATTGCGAAGGGGCTGAATGTCGACGAATTCGCAGGTCGCCTTTCCTTCTTCTTCGCGATCGGCATGAACTTCTTCATGGAAGCTGCGAAGCTTCGCGCGGCGCGGTTGCTCTGGACCCGGATCATGAAGGAGTTCGAGCCGAAGAAGCCGTCGTCGCTGATGCTGCGCACCCATTGCCAGACTTCGGGCGTCTCGCTGCAGGAACAGGATCCCTACAACAACATCATCCGCACCGCGTTTGAGGCAATGTCGGCAGCCCTTGGCGGCACGCAGTCGCTGCACACCAATTCCTTCGACGAGGCGATCGCGCTGCCGACGGAGTTCTCCGCCCGCATCGCCCGCAACACGCAGCTGATCCTGCAGCACGAAACCGGCGTGACCAAGGTCGTCGATCCGCTCGCCGGATCCTACTACGTCGAGAGCCTGACCAACGAACTCGCCGAAAAGGCCTGGACGCTGATCGAGGAGGTCGAGGCGATGGGCGGCATGACCCGCGCCGTCAATGCCGGCCTGCCGAAGCGGCTGATCGAGGAGGCGGCAACCCGTCGCCAGGCGGCCGTCGACAAGGGCGAAGAAGTCATCGTCGGCGTCAACAAGTACCGCCTCGACAATGAGGAGCCGATCGACATTCTGGAGATCGACAACAGCGCCGTACGCGCCGCGCAGATCCGTCGGATCGAGGAAACCAAGCGTCGGCGTGATAGCGTCGAGGTCAAGAAGGCTCTGGATACCCTCGCCGAGATCGCGCGCACTGGAGAAGGCAATCTGCTGGCCGCCGCCGTCGAGGCGGCGCGGGCGCGCGCCACCGTCGGCGAAATTTCGGACGCCATGCGTGGTGCTTTCGGTGACCACGCCGCAACGCCCAAGGTCGTCAGCAAGATCTACGGCAAGGCCTATGAGGGCGAGCCTGAACTCGACATGCTCTCGGGGCGCCTCGACGAGGTCTCGGCGAAACTCGGCCGCAAGCCGAAGATCATGGTCGCCAAACTCGGCCAGGATGGGCACGACCGCGGCGCCAAGGTGATCGCGTCCGCCTTCGGAGACATCGGCTTCGACGTGCTCGCCGGCCCACTGTTCCAGACGCCGGAAGAGGCCGCTGACATGGCGCTCGCCAGCAAGGTCAACGTCATCGGCGTCTCGTCGCTGGCGGCCGGCCACAAGACGCTGATGCCGCAGCTTGCCGAAGCTCTGAAGAAACGCGGCGGCGAGGACGTCATCGTCATCTGCGGCGGCGTCATCCCGCGTCAGGATTACGACTACCTGATGGAC